TCGGAACCGATCTGTACGACAGTTGTGTCGACTACGATGCCAACGGCTACAGCAGCGGCGAACGCAAGGCTGACGATCAACCCGCGCCGCGAGGACGCCGGAGCTTTCGGGGCCGGGGTGGACGAGGTCGGGGCGGTGCTCTGGGTCATGATACAGCCTCGGAATGATTGGGGGCGGAGACGGCGCGGCAAGCGCAGAACCGGTTGGCACGGGATATTCTGGGCATACGCATGATCTCCTCCCTACAAGCCGGATGCGGCACCCTCCTCGGCGCACGCGAACCGGCATTCATGCTATAACAATGATATAATCACAGTCAATAGAGATAAATATACCCCAGAAATCGGCCGCACTCGAGAAGCAGCCATCGATCGCAAAACCGGCAACCACGGAACCGCTACCCACCGGCCCCTCCCTCACATACAATGCAATATTCGGTAAATTTTGCATAGCACCTTATCCCTCCAGGGCAGGCGGCATTCCCCTCGAATCACGCCACACCCCTCCTTGATACGAGATTACCTGAAATTAATTTCTAGGTCTGCAAAATAATACATTCACTGTGAGATAATTATGATATATAAATATCCGCAAGCCTAGCGGGCCGCCAAGAACTCGGCGACGCCCAAGCGGAGGGGAAGAGCAATGAATGGCAAAGCCAGGGAAACGGCAGAGGAATCCCATGCCCGGCACTGATATTCTGATCGGCATCGACGCAGGCACCTCGGTCATCAAGGCCGTGGGCTTCGACTTGCAAGGACGGCAACTTGCGACAACCTCCGTTCCGAATCGCTATGTGACGGGAGCGGACGGCTCGGCCACGCAGAATCTTGATCAGACATGGGAGGATTGCGCCGCCGCCTTGCGACAGCTTGGCGATCGGATCGACAATCTCGCCGCCCGCACCGCCGCATTGTCGGTTACCGCGCAGGGGGATGGCACATGGCTGGTGGGCCGGGACGGCCCGGTGGGCGACGCATGGATCTGGCTGGATGCCCGTGCCGCGCCCACAGTCGAGCGACTGGCGGGCAGCGCTGCCAACCGCGCGCGATTCGAGGCGACCGGAACCGGGCTGAACACCTGCCAGCAGGGCAGCCAGATGGCGCATATGGACCTCCACGCGCCCGAATTGCTGGACCGGGCCGAGGTCGCGCTACATTGCAAGGACTGGCTTTACCTGAACCTGACCGGCATCCGGGCGACCGACCCATCAGAGGCCAGCTTCACCTTCGGCAATTTCCGCAACCGCCGATATGACGACACAGTGATTGCCGCGCTTGGCCTGACCCACCGCCGCAACCTGTTGCCCGAGATCGTGGATGGCAGCCAGATCACCCATCCGCTGACCAAAGAAGCCGCCGCCCGGACCGGGCTGCGCGCCGGAACGCCTGTCAGCCTTGGCTATGTCGACATGGTCATGACCGCGCTCGGCGCCGGGGTTCATGGCGGAGCGGGTGACGTGGCCTGTTCGACCGTCGGCTCGACCGGCGTGCATCTGCGTGCGGTAGCGGCCTCGGATGTGCATCTGAACGTCGAGGGCACCGGTTACGTCATCTGCCTTCCGGTCCCCGGAATCGTGACGCAGGTCCAGACCAATATGGCGGCGACGCTGAACCTTGATTGGGCATTGGGAATGGCTGCCGGAATCATGTCGGATATGGGCCGATCCGTCAGCCATCGCGACCTTGTCGATCATATCGAGGGCTGGCTGGCCGCAAGCCGTCCCGGCCAGATCGTCTATCATCCCTATATCTCTGATGCCGGAGAACGCGGCCCCTTCGTCAATGCCAATGCGCGGGCTAGCTTTGTCGGGCTTGCGCAGCATCACCGTTATCCTGACCTGCTGCGCGCCGTGGCCGAAGGATTGGGGATGGCGATGCGCGACTGTTACGCCGCGATGGGCTCCCTGCCCTCGGAACTGCGCCTGACGGGCGGCGCGACACGCTCTCCGGGGTTGCGCGGCATCCTGTCAGCCTCGCTGAACGCGCCGGTGCGTGTCTCTGATCGCGACGAGGCGGGTGCAGCCGGGGCGGCGATGATGGCCGCAGTGGCGATCGGCGCATACCCCGACATGGAGGCCTGCATCAGCGAATGGGTCACCCCGCTTCTGGGCGAAGCCGAGCCACCCGACCCCGAGCTGGTCACCGCCTATGCGCGGCTCTTTCCCGCATTCACCGCATCACGACAGGCGCTCCCCCCGGCATGGGATGCGCTTGCAAGCGCCCGCGCCGCACAGACGACCCCGAAAGGAGACTGATATGACGACCGACAGCGAGATGATCGACCTTTTCGTGATCGGCGGCGGGATCAATGGCGCGGGCATGGCCCGTGACGCCGCCGGCCGAGGGCTGACGGTCGTGCTGTGCGAGAAGGGCGATTTGGCCGAGGGCACATCGTCCCGCTCGGGCAAGTTGGTGCATGGCGGGCTGCGCTATCTTGAATATTACGAGTTCCGGCTGGTCCGCGAAGCCCTGATCGAGCGCGAGGTGCTGATGCGCTCTGCCCCGCATATCATCTGGCCGATGCGTTTCGTGCTGCCCCACAGCCCGCAGGACCGCCCGGC
This region of Paracoccus saliphilus genomic DNA includes:
- a CDS encoding FGGY-family carbohydrate kinase, giving the protein MPGTDILIGIDAGTSVIKAVGFDLQGRQLATTSVPNRYVTGADGSATQNLDQTWEDCAAALRQLGDRIDNLAARTAALSVTAQGDGTWLVGRDGPVGDAWIWLDARAAPTVERLAGSAANRARFEATGTGLNTCQQGSQMAHMDLHAPELLDRAEVALHCKDWLYLNLTGIRATDPSEASFTFGNFRNRRYDDTVIAALGLTHRRNLLPEIVDGSQITHPLTKEAAARTGLRAGTPVSLGYVDMVMTALGAGVHGGAGDVACSTVGSTGVHLRAVAASDVHLNVEGTGYVICLPVPGIVTQVQTNMAATLNLDWALGMAAGIMSDMGRSVSHRDLVDHIEGWLAASRPGQIVYHPYISDAGERGPFVNANARASFVGLAQHHRYPDLLRAVAEGLGMAMRDCYAAMGSLPSELRLTGGATRSPGLRGILSASLNAPVRVSDRDEAGAAGAAMMAAVAIGAYPDMEACISEWVTPLLGEAEPPDPELVTAYARLFPAFTASRQALPPAWDALASARAAQTTPKGD